A part of Macrobrachium nipponense isolate FS-2020 chromosome 26, ASM1510439v2, whole genome shotgun sequence genomic DNA contains:
- the LOC135200091 gene encoding G-protein coupled receptor moody-like, with amino-acid sequence MGTYSTGMSDYTGGGGGSSYDYQVDQDTTLSSTNLNNAIQADRNMALTGAAKEEDGYNTTSLLLASTTAFPAIISGNSTMPQYPSDMLIVTAVCAFVIAILGTCGNLLTIIALPMSKKLRTTATAFVVNLAVVELLFCALILPMSGLQYMHLQRTRESLLTDNDCVFFTVTRYTLTQVELQTILAIALTRALAVSVPKMYTFLNKPSVIGGYITFIWLYSFVLRLPTALGYLGSYGFNSGTMECDMRGGDFTSRIVMIVVDALIPVIVILLLYVFVFIMVIRRACLRSRKFSKPIQPQPQVNKESTLNKYLFISINPLVFVFCSW; translated from the exons ATGGGCACGTACTCCACGGGCATGTCCGACTACACGGGCGGGGGCGGCGGCTCCTCCTACGACTACCAGGTCGACCAGGACACGACGCTCTCCTCCACCAACCTGAACAACGCCATCCAGGCCGACAGGAACATGGCCCTGACGGGAGCGGCGAAGGAGGAGGACGGTTACAACACGACCTCCCTCCTCCTCGCCTCCACGACCGCCTTCCCGGCCATCATCAGCGGCAACAGCACCATGCCCCAGTACCCGTCGGATATGCTGATCGTCACCGCCGTCTGCGCCTTCGTCATCGCCATTCTGGGCACTTGCG gcaacCTGCTGACCATCATCGCCCTGCCCATGAGCAAGAAGCTGAGGACGACGGCCACGGCCTTCGTCGTGAACCTGGCGGTGGTGGAGCTGCTCTTCTGCGCCCTCATCCTGCCGATGTCGGGGCTGCAGTACATGCACCTCCAGAGGACGAGGGAGTCCCTCCTCACCGACAACGACTGCGTCTTCTTCACCGTCACTCGCTACACTCTCACGCAGGTCGAGCTGCAGACCATCTTGGCCATCGCCCTCACCAG GGCATTGGCAGTATCTGTGCCCAAGATGTACACTTTCCTCAACAAACCTTCAGTAATCGGAGGATACATCACGTTCATCTGGCTGTATTCTTTTGTGTTGAGGCTCCCAACAGCCCTTGGG TACCTAGGAAGTTACGGCTTCAACTCGGGCACCATGGAATGCGACATGAGGGGAGGGGACTTCACCTCTCGCATCGTCATGATCGTCGTCGACGCTCTCATCCCTGTGATCGTCATCCTGCTGCTCTATGTCTTCGTTTTCATCATG GTCATCAGAAGGGCTTGTCTGAGGAGTCGCAAGTTCAGCAAACCTATTCAGCCTCAACCACAGGTTAACAAAGAAAGCACATTAAACAAATACCTTTTTATCTCTATTAACCCTCTTGTGTTCGTTTTCTGTTCGTGGTGA